The following coding sequences lie in one Planctomycetota bacterium genomic window:
- a CDS encoding endonuclease/exonuclease/phosphatase family protein: protein MKSNAAAPRRGKQALFWIVLHSATALLALLTLLAFAARWSWHLELLCHFRAQFALCAGLALVVYLLGRRFFAAECTVVLFAYLLWGLLPYWLPFPRPVEVDANDPLGKRLSPPVRLVSFNVYVYNDRYEEAVKYIESIEPDLVAFYEVTHAWANGLEPLRAKYPHVYSYPDEGSFGLQVMSRQPLEDARLEKPLGVDGAVFTARMPLDDGQRLALVVAHPPPPTDAGLAHIRKVTLKYLARRVNESPGPLALIGDLNCTPWSPLFSDLCRDGELGDARRSFGLQPTWPMWLPIYFRLPIDHCLLRGRIRVVSNELGRECGSDHRPIIVELSVLPPIQ from the coding sequence ATGAAGTCGAACGCCGCCGCGCCCCGTCGCGGCAAGCAGGCCCTGTTCTGGATCGTGTTGCACTCGGCGACGGCGCTATTGGCGCTGTTGACGTTGCTGGCGTTCGCGGCCCGCTGGTCGTGGCACCTTGAATTGCTGTGTCACTTCCGCGCCCAGTTCGCCTTGTGCGCGGGGTTGGCGCTGGTGGTCTATCTATTGGGTCGCCGGTTCTTCGCCGCCGAGTGTACCGTGGTGTTGTTCGCGTACTTGCTGTGGGGGCTGCTGCCCTATTGGCTGCCGTTTCCTCGCCCGGTCGAGGTCGATGCGAACGATCCGCTGGGCAAGAGGTTGTCGCCGCCCGTCAGGCTCGTGTCGTTCAATGTCTACGTTTACAACGATCGATATGAAGAGGCGGTCAAGTACATCGAATCAATCGAGCCGGACCTGGTCGCGTTTTACGAAGTGACGCATGCGTGGGCGAATGGGCTCGAACCGCTGCGCGCCAAATACCCGCATGTTTACTCGTATCCCGACGAGGGGAGCTTTGGGCTGCAGGTGATGAGTCGCCAGCCGCTGGAAGACGCGCGTTTGGAAAAACCTCTTGGTGTCGACGGCGCGGTGTTCACGGCGCGCATGCCACTGGACGACGGCCAGCGATTGGCGCTGGTCGTCGCGCATCCACCACCGCCGACCGATGCTGGCCTGGCTCACATTCGCAAAGTGACGCTCAAGTACCTGGCTAGGCGAGTGAATGAATCACCCGGGCCACTGGCTTTGATTGGCGATCTGAATTGCACGCCGTGGTCACCTCTGTTTAGCGACCTGTGCAGGGATGGAGAGCTTGGCGACGCTCGGCGATCGTTCGGCCTGCAGCCGACGTGGCCCATGTGGCTGCCAATCTACTTTCGACTTCCCATCGACCATTGCTTGTTGCGCGGTCGCATTCGCGTGGTGAGCAACGAATTGGGGCGGGAGTGCGGTTCAGATCATCGCCCGATCATTGTCGAATTGAGCGTCCTGCCGCCGATTCAATGA
- a CDS encoding histone deacetylase, translating into MTLLYTDPIFLEHDTGQHPECRARLEAITARLDTDGLAARCQKPEWQSATVDQLARAHARDYIDQVRAFAEKGGGRIEADTMVSRQSYAAATRAAGAAIDATTRVLTGDDRRALCLVRPPGHHALRDDAMGFCLFSNAALAAHAALAEQKLNRVLIVDWDVHHGNGTQDAFWTDGRVGFLSIHRWPFYPGTGRAEETGSGRGQGMICNLPTEMGVSRTDFQAKFASALGDFAARVKPELVIISAGFDAHRADPIGSLGLESEDFIKLTDVVLDVADAHAGGRVVSLLEGGYNVNKLAECVSLHLQRLLERPA; encoded by the coding sequence ATGACGCTGCTGTACACCGATCCGATCTTTTTGGAGCACGACACCGGCCAGCATCCCGAGTGTCGCGCTCGGCTCGAAGCCATCACGGCCCGGCTCGACACCGACGGCTTGGCCGCGCGCTGCCAGAAGCCCGAGTGGCAGTCGGCCACGGTCGACCAATTGGCCCGGGCCCACGCGCGCGACTACATCGACCAGGTCCGCGCGTTTGCCGAAAAAGGTGGCGGCCGCATTGAGGCCGATACGATGGTCAGCCGCCAATCGTACGCCGCCGCCACGCGCGCGGCCGGCGCGGCCATCGACGCCACGACGCGCGTGCTGACCGGCGACGACCGGCGGGCCCTCTGCCTGGTTCGGCCACCGGGACATCATGCCTTGCGCGACGACGCGATGGGGTTTTGTCTGTTCAGCAATGCGGCCCTCGCGGCCCATGCGGCCCTGGCCGAGCAGAAACTGAACCGCGTGTTGATCGTCGATTGGGATGTCCACCACGGCAACGGGACGCAAGACGCCTTTTGGACCGACGGCCGGGTGGGATTTCTATCGATCCATCGCTGGCCGTTTTATCCCGGCACCGGCCGCGCCGAGGAAACCGGCTCGGGGCGCGGGCAGGGAATGATTTGCAACTTGCCGACCGAGATGGGAGTTTCGCGCACTGACTTCCAGGCTAAGTTCGCCTCGGCGCTCGGCGACTTTGCCGCGCGCGTGAAGCCCGAGCTGGTAATCATTAGCGCCGGCTTCGACGCCCATCGGGCCGATCCGATCGGTTCGCTCGGCTTGGAAAGCGAAGATTTCATCAAGCTGACCGATGTGGTCCTGGACGTGGCCGACGCCCACGCCGGTGGCCGCGTCGTCTCGCTGTTGGAAGGGGGATACAATGTGAACAAGCTGGCCGAGTGTGTGTCGTTGCACTTGCAACGGCTGTTGGAGCGACCGGCGTAG
- a CDS encoding acyl-CoA/acyl-ACP dehydrogenase, whose translation MNPIQRNALLADVDTFCQQLRPHEELCYLEHRRNDQLVATAAKFNLLGMPIPTEYGGRGADAETYALCLARIGREGTGVRTFFSGHTSIGQYPVWKFGSAETKQRYLPPSVQGKCVMAFGLTEPDAGSNPLEMTTTYRREKDGFRISGVKYLISNGAVADAVIVFGYPEGTSGAERRMSAFVVDTSGATFESEDLPAKCGMYTANTGMFQMDDHPVPAANLLGQEGEGFRVAMKTLVSGRLSVASGCVGVIEDCLEEALNYSRQRQQHGKPIGKHQLVQEHLAEIHVAQTISRAVVAQAAAAKQAADEQPDNKELQEQADLIVAEAKLIAARAACDAADRAVQVFGGRGWSELYRVGRHWQDVRVCRIYEGTDEILKLKLAAAMLGKDFAAFH comes from the coding sequence ATGAATCCGATTCAACGCAACGCCCTGTTGGCCGATGTCGACACGTTTTGCCAACAACTGCGCCCGCACGAAGAGCTGTGCTACCTGGAGCACCGGCGGAACGATCAACTGGTGGCCACGGCGGCGAAGTTCAACCTGCTGGGTATGCCGATTCCCACGGAATACGGTGGCCGCGGCGCGGACGCCGAGACCTACGCCCTGTGTCTGGCGCGCATTGGCCGCGAAGGGACGGGCGTGCGGACGTTCTTTTCGGGGCACACGTCGATCGGCCAGTATCCGGTCTGGAAATTCGGCAGCGCCGAGACCAAGCAGCGTTACCTCCCGCCATCGGTGCAAGGAAAGTGCGTGATGGCCTTCGGCCTGACCGAACCGGACGCCGGCTCGAACCCCTTGGAGATGACCACAACTTACCGGCGCGAGAAGGACGGCTTCCGCATCTCGGGCGTGAAGTATCTGATCAGCAATGGGGCCGTGGCCGACGCGGTGATCGTGTTTGGCTATCCCGAAGGGACCAGCGGGGCCGAGCGGCGAATGAGCGCCTTTGTCGTCGACACCAGCGGCGCGACGTTCGAGAGCGAAGACCTGCCGGCCAAGTGCGGCATGTACACGGCGAACACCGGCATGTTCCAGATGGACGATCACCCGGTGCCGGCGGCGAACTTGCTAGGACAAGAAGGAGAAGGCTTTCGAGTCGCCATGAAGACGCTGGTGTCCGGACGCTTGAGCGTGGCGTCGGGCTGTGTGGGCGTGATTGAAGATTGCCTGGAAGAGGCGCTCAACTACAGCCGCCAGCGACAGCAGCACGGCAAGCCGATTGGCAAGCATCAACTGGTGCAAGAACACCTGGCCGAGATTCACGTGGCCCAGACGATCAGCCGCGCCGTCGTGGCCCAAGCCGCCGCCGCCAAGCAAGCCGCGGACGAACAGCCCGACAACAAGGAACTGCAAGAGCAAGCCGACCTGATCGTGGCCGAGGCCAAGCTGATCGCGGCGCGAGCGGCCTGTGACGCGGCCGACCGGGCGGTGCAAGTCTTTGGCGGACGCGGCTGGAGCGAGCTGTATCGCGTCGGCCGCCACTGGCAAGACGTGCGCGTCTGCCGCATCTATGAAGGAACCGACGAGATACTGAAGCTGAAGCTCGCGGCCGCGATGCTAGGCAAAGATTTCGCTGCGTTTCATTGA
- a CDS encoding redoxin domain-containing protein, with amino-acid sequence MRQVICGGLSIVGCCLWATLVSAQAPAAGGAAAAADTTSVIGNRAPEFPQAPSAWVNSMPLSLEAVAGKGIVMYFFHAADQGNQKAWPKVLDTAKESEGKPVLFIGIVPGVPAQVVQSYAQQFSIPWPMIADQDRALEAAYGVGTIAADNATQVMYIKADGTVGRGDYRDLARTATSAGAGAKWKLDPATVPEGLKPAWFAIEFGDPSKAALVIKKALTSRKQEEKSSAENLKAIVQNTIEKLAEEAKKASDDGKKWDAYVIYNKLTEDYKGFDLPPEVPTQKKELAASAEIKAAIAARKQIDLAKKQIALGKPANKKQAATALTKVVNDMAGNALGKEAQALLDTLGSP; translated from the coding sequence ATGCGGCAAGTGATCTGCGGCGGATTGAGCATTGTCGGCTGCTGTTTGTGGGCCACCCTCGTTTCGGCACAGGCCCCGGCGGCCGGCGGCGCGGCTGCGGCGGCCGACACGACCTCGGTCATCGGCAATCGCGCGCCCGAGTTCCCGCAAGCGCCCAGCGCCTGGGTCAATTCGATGCCCCTGTCGCTGGAAGCCGTCGCGGGCAAGGGAATCGTCATGTACTTTTTCCACGCCGCGGACCAGGGGAATCAAAAGGCCTGGCCCAAGGTGCTCGACACCGCCAAGGAATCGGAAGGGAAGCCGGTGCTGTTCATCGGCATCGTGCCAGGCGTCCCCGCGCAAGTGGTCCAAAGCTACGCCCAGCAGTTCAGCATTCCCTGGCCGATGATCGCCGATCAGGATCGAGCGCTCGAAGCGGCCTATGGCGTGGGGACGATTGCGGCCGACAACGCCACGCAGGTGATGTACATTAAAGCCGATGGGACCGTGGGGCGCGGCGACTATCGCGATCTGGCTCGCACGGCCACTTCGGCCGGCGCCGGCGCCAAGTGGAAGCTCGACCCGGCCACCGTGCCCGAGGGCTTGAAGCCGGCCTGGTTCGCGATTGAGTTTGGCGACCCATCGAAGGCGGCGCTGGTCATCAAGAAGGCGCTCACCTCGCGCAAGCAGGAGGAGAAATCCTCGGCCGAGAATCTGAAAGCGATCGTGCAGAACACGATTGAGAAGCTGGCCGAAGAGGCCAAGAAGGCCAGCGACGACGGCAAGAAGTGGGACGCCTATGTGATCTACAACAAGCTAACCGAGGATTACAAAGGCTTCGACCTGCCCCCGGAAGTGCCGACGCAAAAGAAGGAACTCGCCGCGTCGGCGGAAATCAAGGCGGCCATCGCGGCCCGCAAGCAGATCGATCTGGCCAAGAAGCAGATCGCGCTGGGCAAGCCCGCCAACAAGAAGCAGGCTGCCACCGCGCTAACCAAGGTGGTCAACGACATGGCGGGCAATGCGCTGGGAAAAGAAGCCCAGGCGCTGTTGGACACGCTTGGCTCGCCGTAA
- a CDS encoding HEAT repeat domain-containing protein: MRRENGFEPRHCFATLAIAVLVCAAGCRPFSTDFWSTRWPLQTGEKAPADGDKKDGSSEAQDAAALADRLANDAWVLTLPDPLRGAPRWRWRNQAIEIVESPAPPTPDQLAPLLKDRRMMVATNAAIMLARQGDDAGREVLLRTTRAAELRLPLRRAAAEALAAIAGPKAVEDLTGLIDALGNEAEMVATAYAPELHADLLRLLAEHASPAGNPRYQRALNSRSADVRRAAVAAWQRETKAELPLEVMDHRSDPDTGVRCEAIRTIAARRPNGAYDAIESMLHDHHLDVRVVAIGALAETGDPRALKALEAERQREGEELRAAATKGLLKLQPEQTLPLALADKSWRVRSVVADALAQLPDRNGRHAAEQLLLDRSLEVQRRVVASLDAWPLASAGPLLLMAYEQSAYGTRQAATDQLRRRWPAAEQLSADAPQERRVTVLAELRKQWSEEFGQVDRGALAETTPPPVEAARPELAERLDRDLQRLEHDTSAVGTRRVLDELRKLGPELLSACDQWTVEHERALPASMYVEVLKDRAAEFAALVNLASQQVTQRRDGAQQLARVASGAALRDCTNARMLELGRGEQDALVCRALLLTASYRAGPAGEQLAYAYMSHPAAEVRHGACELLSAHARPGHATVLLPALDDDNAWVVRGAVRALGQPGMRTDPRKLEPLLVSPDKTLRIDVATALARLGAPSGVLALERLAADNDMDIRRQAAAAMGTVGGEQFTSTLVRMLDDTIGVRSAALEALPRVVGSDVAKADGGAIAPDVAQRTRLWREWWQRQSATRVP; encoded by the coding sequence ATGCGACGGGAAAATGGATTCGAGCCGCGTCACTGTTTCGCCACTCTGGCGATCGCGGTTTTGGTTTGCGCCGCCGGTTGCCGGCCGTTCTCGACCGATTTTTGGTCGACGCGCTGGCCCTTGCAGACCGGCGAAAAGGCCCCGGCCGACGGCGACAAGAAAGACGGTTCGTCTGAAGCACAAGATGCGGCCGCGCTGGCCGACCGGCTGGCCAACGATGCCTGGGTGTTGACGCTTCCTGACCCGCTGCGCGGCGCGCCCCGCTGGCGCTGGCGCAATCAGGCCATCGAAATCGTCGAATCGCCCGCGCCGCCGACACCCGATCAACTAGCGCCGCTGCTCAAGGATCGCCGGATGATGGTCGCCACCAACGCGGCCATCATGCTGGCCCGCCAGGGGGACGACGCCGGGCGTGAGGTTCTGTTGCGGACGACGCGGGCCGCCGAGTTGCGATTGCCCTTGCGGCGCGCCGCGGCCGAAGCGCTGGCCGCGATCGCGGGCCCCAAAGCCGTCGAGGATCTAACTGGCCTGATCGATGCGCTGGGGAACGAGGCCGAGATGGTGGCCACGGCCTACGCGCCCGAGTTGCACGCCGACTTGCTGCGGTTGCTGGCCGAGCACGCCAGTCCCGCGGGCAATCCGCGCTACCAGCGGGCGCTGAACAGTCGCTCGGCCGACGTGCGCCGCGCGGCGGTCGCCGCCTGGCAACGCGAAACCAAGGCCGAGTTGCCGCTGGAAGTCATGGACCACCGCAGCGATCCCGACACGGGCGTCCGCTGTGAAGCGATTCGCACGATTGCCGCCCGCCGGCCGAACGGCGCTTATGACGCCATTGAAAGCATGCTCCACGATCACCACCTGGACGTGCGCGTGGTGGCCATCGGCGCGCTGGCCGAGACCGGCGATCCCCGGGCGCTCAAGGCGCTCGAAGCCGAGCGGCAACGCGAAGGTGAGGAGCTGCGCGCGGCCGCCACGAAGGGGCTGTTGAAGCTACAACCCGAGCAGACCTTGCCGCTGGCCCTGGCCGACAAGTCGTGGCGCGTGCGCAGCGTGGTGGCCGACGCACTGGCCCAGTTGCCTGACCGGAACGGGCGTCACGCGGCCGAGCAGTTGTTGCTGGATCGTAGCCTGGAAGTCCAGCGGCGCGTGGTGGCGTCGCTTGATGCCTGGCCGCTGGCGTCGGCGGGGCCGCTGTTGTTGATGGCTTACGAGCAATCGGCCTATGGCACGCGCCAGGCCGCGACCGACCAGTTGCGCCGCCGCTGGCCAGCCGCCGAACAGCTTTCGGCCGACGCGCCGCAAGAACGCCGCGTGACGGTGTTGGCCGAGTTGCGAAAGCAGTGGAGCGAGGAGTTCGGCCAGGTCGATCGCGGCGCCTTAGCTGAAACCACGCCGCCGCCGGTCGAAGCAGCCCGCCCCGAGTTGGCCGAGCGCCTGGATCGCGACCTGCAGCGGCTCGAACATGACACATCGGCCGTCGGCACTCGCCGCGTGCTCGACGAGTTGCGCAAGCTGGGGCCTGAGCTGTTATCGGCCTGTGACCAGTGGACGGTCGAGCACGAGCGGGCGTTGCCGGCCTCGATGTACGTCGAAGTCTTGAAAGACCGCGCGGCCGAGTTCGCGGCGCTCGTCAATCTGGCCAGTCAGCAAGTCACTCAACGGCGCGACGGGGCCCAGCAGTTGGCTCGCGTGGCGTCCGGCGCGGCGCTGCGCGATTGCACCAACGCGCGGATGTTGGAGTTGGGGCGCGGCGAGCAGGACGCGCTGGTTTGTCGCGCGCTGTTGTTGACCGCTTCGTATCGCGCCGGCCCGGCGGGAGAGCAACTGGCCTATGCGTACATGTCCCATCCGGCCGCGGAAGTTCGGCACGGGGCGTGCGAACTGCTGTCGGCCCACGCTCGGCCCGGTCACGCGACGGTGCTGTTGCCGGCCCTGGATGATGACAACGCCTGGGTGGTGCGCGGGGCGGTCCGTGCGTTGGGACAGCCGGGGATGCGAACCGATCCGCGGAAGCTGGAGCCGTTGCTGGTGTCGCCGGACAAGACGTTGCGAATCGACGTGGCGACCGCGCTGGCCCGGCTTGGCGCGCCGTCGGGGGTGCTGGCCTTGGAGCGGCTGGCGGCCGATAACGACATGGACATCCGCCGGCAAGCGGCCGCCGCGATGGGCACGGTCGGCGGCGAGCAGTTCACGTCGACGCTGGTGCGGATGCTCGACGATACGATCGGCGTGCGCAGCGCCGCGCTCGAAGCCTTGCCACGCGTGGTGGGTAGCGACGTCGCCAAGGCCGACGGGGGCGCGATAGCGCCCGACGTGGCGCAGCGGACGCGCCTGTGGCGTGAATGGTGGCAGCGGCAAAGCGCGACCCGCGTGCCGTAA
- a CDS encoding HNH endonuclease: MIDAATRELVRQRAGNRCEYCLLPQDADEARFHVEHILAQQHAPPGIDEPDNLALACHRCNLHKGPNLSSVDPTTGDIIVLFHPRRDQWRAHFALQGAAITGLTPTGRATAQLLQFNARRRLEFREGLIAEGRFGV; encoded by the coding sequence ATGATCGACGCGGCGACACGAGAGCTGGTGCGGCAAAGAGCGGGCAACCGCTGCGAGTATTGCCTGCTTCCTCAAGACGCCGACGAAGCGCGGTTTCACGTCGAGCATATTTTGGCCCAACAGCACGCGCCGCCGGGCATCGATGAACCCGATAACTTGGCCCTCGCGTGCCATCGCTGCAATCTGCACAAAGGGCCGAATCTGAGCAGCGTCGATCCAACGACCGGCGACATTATTGTGCTATTTCATCCGCGCCGTGATCAATGGCGCGCGCATTTTGCGTTACAGGGAGCGGCGATCACCGGATTGACGCCGACCGGACGGGCGACCGCCCAACTGTTGCAATTCAATGCGCGGCGCCGACTTGAATTCCGCGAGGGGTTGATCGCCGAAGGACGATTCGGCGTCTAG